A genomic segment from Glycine soja cultivar W05 chromosome 18, ASM419377v2, whole genome shotgun sequence encodes:
- the LOC114396574 gene encoding beta-hexosaminidase 1-like gives MFVFKPTSSLFFLFLLIISYSASSVTSLTVPPRGGAPLDLTTTPQQQTDGDDDSLTYLWPLPAEFTSGGDTLSVDPALTLSVAGNGGGSAILREAFGRYRGIVFKNTAGVGFSFIRKLRERLVSSVSAFDVDTLKITVHSDNEELQFGVDESYTLLVPKAKESSQVTIEANTVYGALRGLETFSQLCSFDYTTKTVKIYKAPWSIQDKPRFAYRGLMLDTSRHYLPIDVIKQIIESMSYAKLNVLHWHIIDEQSFPLEIPTYPNLWKGSYTKWERYTVEDAYEIVNFAKMRGINVMAEVDVPGHAESWGAGYPDLWPSPYCREPLDVSKNFTFDVISGILADMRKLFPFELFHLGGDEVNTDCWSSTSHVKEWLQSHNMTTRDAYQYFVLKAQEMAVSKNWSPVNWEETFNTFPSKLHPKTIVHNWLGPGVCPKVVAKGFRCIYSNQGVWYLDHLDVPWDEVYTAEPLQGIHTASEQELVIGGEVCMWGETADTSNVQQTIWPRAAAAAERLWSQRDSTSQNITLIALPRLQNFRCLLNRRGVPAAPVTNYYARRAPVGPGSCYEQ, from the exons ATGTTTGTCTTCAAACCCacctcttctcttttctttctcttcctcctCATTATTTCATATTCTGCTTCTTCAGTTACCTCACTCACCGTACCGCCGCGAGGGGGTGCCCCACTCGACCTCACCACTACTCCGCAACAACAAACCGATGGCGATGATGATTCCCTCACCTACCTCTGGCCCCTCCCCGCAGAGTTCACTTCCGGCGGCGACACTCTCTCCGTTGACCCCGCGCTCACCCTCTCCGTCGCCGGAAACGGCGGTGGCTCCGCCATTCTCAGAGAGGCCTTCGGCCGATACAGAGGGATCGTGTTCAAGAACACCGCTGGTGTCGGGTTTAGTTTCATCAGAAAGCTGAGGGAACGATTGGTGTCTTCTGTTTCGGCATTCGACGTTGACACTTTGAAGATCACAGTCCATTCAGACAACGAGGAG CTTCAATTTGGAGTGGATGAAAGCTATACCTTGCTGGTTCCCAAAGCCAAGGAATCTTCCCAAGTCACGATTGAG GCAAATACAGTTTATGGTGCATTGCGCGGATTAGAG ACATTCAGCCAGTTGTGTTCTTTCGATTATACAACTAAAACAGTAAAAATATACAAGGCACCTTGGTCCATCCAAGATAAACCTAGATTTGCATATCGTGGGCTTATGCTGG ATACATCAAGGCACTATTTACCTATTGATGTAATTAAGCAGATTATTGAATCTATGTCCTATGCTAAACTT AACGTTCTACATTGGCACATCATAGATGAGCAGTCATTTCCTCTTGAGATACCCACATATCCAAACTTGTGGAAAGGTTCATATACAAAATGGGAACGTTACACAGTAGAAGATGCATATGAAATTGTCAA CTTCGCCAAAATGAGAG GCATAAATGTGATGGCAGAAGTGGATGTCCCTGGTCATGCAGAATCATG gggTGCTGGATATCCTGATCTTTGGCCATCACCTTACTGTAGGGAGCCACTTGATGTTTCAAAGAACTTTACTTTTGATGTCATTTCTGGTATTTTGGCAG aTATGAGAAAGCTTTTCCCATTTGAGCTATTTCACTTGGGTGGTGATGAAGTTAATACAG ATTGCTGGAGTAGTACTTCTCATGTAAAGGAATG GCTTCAGAGTCACAACATGACCACTAGAGATGCTTATCAATATTTTGTACTGAAGGCCCAAGAGATGGCTGTTTCGAAAAATTGGAGTCCAGTGAACTG GGAGGAAACCTTCAATACGTTTCCATCAAAGCTCCATCCAAAAACCATAGTGCACAACTG GTTGGGCCCTGGTGTTTGTCCAAAGGTTGTCGCAAAAGGTTTCAGGTGCATTTACAGTAACCAGGGTGTCTGGTATCTTGACCATCTGGATGTACCTTGGGATGAGGTATATACAGCTGAGCCACTACAGGGAATACATACAGCTTCCGAACAAGAGCTTGTAATTGGAGGAGAAGTTTGCATGTGGGGTGAGACGGCTGATACATCCAATGTTCAGCAAACAATATGGCCTCGAGCTGCTGCAGCTGCAG AACGCTTATGGAGTCAGAGAGAttctacctcacaaaatattaCCTTAATTGCATTGCCCCGGTTGCAAAACTTCAGATGTCTATTGAATAGACGAGGGGTTCCAGCTGCTCCTGTCACAAATTATTATGCTAGAAGGGCACCTGTTGGTCCAGGGTCATGTTATGAACAATAA